In the genome of Colletotrichum lupini chromosome 8, complete sequence, one region contains:
- a CDS encoding Fip1 domain-containing protein → MDIDEDDDFYADEASTEQPTTNTTTAENAAAPPQEASPKVEAPESKSEELEEGEEEDEGGAMDEDEDDSDIDIITERKDGTKAAPPTQSRYSDIRNIPQRSASNDMAIKAAPVKEEDSVRASPSDLPLGVPSADKAAAAASKSTIDVNANPDYPPVGKPITAVNIDEDLTENEKPWRKPGTDISDYFNYGFDEFTWALYAAKQEAVRGEFSGDAIAAGQKKMMEDFGMMMMGGMNMPGGGAAPGANAQAGGMPGMGGMDGMPPEMQAMMQQMMGQGMDPSQMDPSQMSAMFNGMQGQAGNAGQGGQGQNFNQGFGGNQGQYGGYDQQGMGGGNRGGFGRGRGGRRQW, encoded by the exons ATGGACATCGATGAAGACGACGATTTCTACGCGGATGAGGCGTCCACCGAGCAGCCCACTACAAACACAACAACAGCCGAAAATGCTGCTGCTCCTCCACAGGAGGCGTCGCCAAAAGTAGAGGCACCAGAGAGCAAATCAGAAGAGCTCGAGGAGGGCGAAGAGGAAGACGAGGGCGGCGCCATGGATGAAGACGAGGATGATTCT GATATCGACATCATCACCGAGCGCAAAGATGGCACAAAGGCTGCACCCCCGAC ACAATCCCGCTACAGCGACATCAGAAACATCCCACAAAGGTCAGCCTCCAACGACATGGCTATCAAAGCAGCCCCAGTCAAGGAGGAGGATTCCGTGAGAGCCTCACCCTCCGACCTCCCTCTCGGTGTCCCCAGCGCCGACAAGGCTGCTGCCGCGGCTTCCAAATCTACGATTGACGTCAACGCGAATCCCGATTACCCTCCCGTCGGGAAGCCCATCACCGCGGTCAATATTGACGAGG ACTTGACCGAGAACGAGAAGCCCTGGCGCAAACCCGGTACCGATATCAGCGACTACTTCAATTACGGCTTCGACGAGTTCACGTGGGCACTCTACGCTGCCAAGCAGGAAGCCGTTCGTGGAGAGTTCAGCGGCGACGCCATTGCCGCCGGCCAGAAGAAGATGATGGAGGACTTTGgcatgatgatgatgggcgGAATGAACATGCCCGGCGGAGGCGCCGCGCCTGGCGCCAACGCGCAGGCTGGAGGCATGCCCGGAATGGGTGGCATGGACGGTATGCCGCCCGAGATGCAGGCCATGATGCAGCAGATGATGGGTCAGGGCATGGATCCCAGCCAGATGGACCCCTCGCAAATGTCGGCCATGTTCAATGGCATGCAGGGCCAGGCTGGCAACGCTGGTCAAGGCGGGCAGGGACAGAACTTCAACCAGGGCTTTGGCGGAAACCAAGGACAGTACGGAGGCTACGACCAGCAGGGCATGGGAGGCGGCAACCGCGGCGGATTCGGCCGAGGCCGTGGCGGACGCCGCCAGTGGTAG
- a CDS encoding nucleoporin NUP49/NSP49, producing the protein MSQEGRGSGGGTGRGGNGDAGVGDAAFAGCFAFSGLAPGALSSGAPRGPPPRGPRRPPHSKGRPGRHQQQTPQHAPPTVPHRNALVNHQPQTMDLDEPQLDPAVGKKRRRLANERPSHSTTKADEATLAVGAIEAAHGPSAKTAANSSPSNIAKQKPAATNNSTREGHHQLLPFSPNSPNSRTDAPAARKDTLGQPNIGALEQKFKMFGRSAGGLSINTGAANAGTTSNATTSAPSGGGGLFGASTTATTTQPATGGLFGGTSTAGGGLFGNKPSTPQQPATGGLFGAAPAQQPQQQQSSGGLFGGAQTQQPAQQTGGGLFGGAATQQQQPQQQQSGGLFGATPAKPATGGLFGASTAQPQQQQQSTGGGLFGGGNNAQQTQQNQGTGGGLFGQSQAQNQPKPGSLFGQTQPAGSSAPGLTMGQSTTQQSVPGVRVDMSNIKGTTRFNDLEQSIQSEMENCDLMIQRFMAHASEIRGFMAAHGGDLAQLTNDVNWLQRKYEGVKTTLDEDIVTLGHLKDLVKSDADIAKMAFAGADQLKLPAHYHQTWLTRGGSGGNTTNGNQDRNLEDVLTLFSNEADRLKELSQFQVQKIKEMEQHMPGVEHGLYERVRSLRDQTQVPAFNMVLDLLETIKMMGDKIYEAAGSIVDVREKLTQLQRQYPTK; encoded by the exons ATGTCTCAAGAAGGGAGAGGGAGTGGCGGTGGTACGGGTAGAGGTGGGAATGGAGATGCAGGTGTTGGTGATGCAGCTTTTGCGGGTTGCTTTGCATTCAGTGGTTTGGCGCCTGGAGCTCTAAGCTCTGGCGCGCCGAGGGGACCACCACCGAGAGGGCCACGGCGGCCACCACACAGCAAGGGCCGCCCAGGCCGCCACCAGCAGCAAACGCCACAGCACGCGCCACCGACAGTGCCACACCGGAATGCTTTGGTAAACCACCAGCCACAAACAATGGACCTCGACGAGCCACAGTTGGATCCGGCAGTCGGTAAAAAACGACGCCGATTAGCCAATGAAAGACCGTCGCATTCTACCACCAAAGCGGACGAGGCAACGCTCGCTGTTGGAGCTATCGAAGCTGCCCATGGCCCGAGCGCCAAAACAGCAGCCAATTCTTCCCCGTCGAATATCGCGAAGCAGAAACCAGCAGCAACAAATAATTCAACCAGAGAAGGCCATCACCAACTGCTACCTTTTTCACCCAACTCTCCGAATTCGAGGACCGACGCGCCCGCGGCTCGCAAGGACACACTTGGACAACCCAATATCGGCGCACTTGAACAAAAATTCAAGATGTTTGGACGATCGGCTGGTGGCTTGAGCATCAACACTGGTGCCGCCAATGCAGG CACCACCAGTAATGCCACAACTTCCGCACCCAGCGGTGGCGGAGGACTCTTTGGAGCCtcgacgacggcgacgacgacaCAGCCTGCTACGGGCGGTCTTTTCGGCGGCACTTCGACGGCAGGAGGAGGACTCTTTGGCAACAAGCCTTCAACACCACAACAACCAGCCACCGGTGGCCTTTTTGGAGCGGCGCCAGCACAGCAacctcagcagcagcaaagtAGCGGCGGTCTCTTTGGAGGCGCCCAAACCCAGCAGCCTGCACAGCAGACTGGAGGAGGATTGTTTGGAGGGGCTGCGACACAGCAACAACAgcctcagcagcagcagagtGGAGGGCTTTTTGGTGCAACTCCCGCGAAGCCGGCGACGGGCGGTCTCTTTGGTGCGAGCACAGCGCAgccccagcagcagcaacagtcAACAGGAGGAGGCCTCTTTGGCGGCGGCAATAATGCACAGCAAACCCAGCAGAACCAAGGCACGGGTGGTGGTCTCTTCGGACAGAGCCAGGCTCAGAACCAGCCTAAGCCCGGCAGTCTGTT CGGCCAAACTCAGCCCGCAGGTAGCTCTGCTCCCGGCTTAACTATGGGTCAGTCGACGACGCAGCAAAGCGTTCCGGGCGTGCGAGTAGACATGTCAAATATCAAGGGCACGACGCGATTCAACGACCTCGAACAATCGATCCAGTCCGAAATGGAGAACTGCGACCTCATGATCCAGCGCTTCATGGCGCACGCATCCGAAATTCGAGGCTTCATGGCCGCACACGGCGGTGACCTCGCACAACTTACCAACGACGTCAACTGGCTCCAGCGCAAGTACGAGGGAGTCAAGACAACGCTGGACGAGGATATCGTCACTCTGGGACACCTCAAGGACTTGGTCAAGTCAGACGCGGACATTGCCAAGATGGCGTTCGCGGGCGCTGATCAGCTCAAGCTTCCTGCACACTACCACCAGACCTGGCTCACCCGCGGCGGATCGGGTGGCAATACGACCAACGGCAACCAAGACCGCAACCTCGAGGACGTTCTCACCCTCTTCTCCAACGAGGCCGACCGGCTGAAGGAACTCAGCCAGTTCCAGGTCCAGAAGATTAAGGAGATGGAGCAGCACATGCCTGGCGTCGAGCACGGCCTCTACGAGCGCGTGCGATCGCTGCGGGACCAGACCCAGGTGCCGGCCTTTAACATGGTTCTCGACCTGTTGGAGACGATCAAGATGATGGGTGACAAGATTTACGAGGCCGCGGGTAGCATTGTGGACGTACGGGAGAAGCTCACTCAGCTCCAGCGCCAATACCCCACCAAATGA